One Cohnella candidum genomic region harbors:
- a CDS encoding 6-phospho-beta-glucosidase, producing the protein MNKELKIAIIGSGSTYTPELIEGILRRKEVLPIRELVLMDIDARKLDVVGRLSERMIRAENVPCRVTMTQDLDEALAGADFVLGQIRVGKLPARVLDEKIPLKYGLIGQETCGIGGFFKAMRTIPVMLHIAERMKALCPDAWLINFSNPAGINTEALLNHGGIKMMGLCNVPYNMFKSIRETLSLPRANFTYVGLNHLSWITSIEQDGTDYLQQALQMGLNSEAMKNIPSSGFSKELIQLVGAIPSSYLEYYYFKEKKLKMVREAELSRGEKCMQIEEDLLKIYSDSELHVKPELLSSRGGANYSEVAISLVDAIYNDKQEVHVVNLLNQGALDFMEDTDAVEVCAVVGKNGAKPIKVNDFRNRHIIDYMRMVKAYERETVAAAVTGSEEAAMRALLMNPLVGDYDAAYACFHELKEAHKAYLPQFFDSASR; encoded by the coding sequence ATGAACAAGGAATTGAAAATCGCGATCATCGGCTCCGGCAGCACCTATACGCCCGAACTGATCGAAGGCATCCTGAGACGCAAGGAAGTACTGCCCATCCGCGAGCTGGTATTGATGGATATCGACGCCAGAAAGCTGGATGTCGTCGGCCGGCTGAGCGAGCGGATGATCCGGGCGGAGAACGTGCCCTGCCGCGTGACGATGACCCAGGACTTGGACGAGGCGCTCGCGGGCGCCGACTTCGTACTCGGCCAAATCCGCGTCGGCAAGCTTCCGGCCCGGGTACTGGACGAGAAAATCCCGCTGAAATACGGGCTGATCGGCCAAGAAACGTGCGGCATCGGCGGCTTCTTCAAAGCGATGCGCACCATCCCCGTGATGCTCCATATCGCCGAACGGATGAAGGCTCTTTGTCCGGACGCCTGGCTGATCAACTTCTCGAACCCGGCCGGCATCAACACGGAAGCCCTGCTCAACCACGGGGGCATCAAGATGATGGGCCTCTGCAACGTTCCGTATAACATGTTTAAAAGCATCCGCGAAACGCTATCGCTTCCACGAGCTAACTTCACCTATGTCGGCTTGAACCACCTCAGCTGGATTACGTCGATCGAACAGGACGGCACGGATTATCTGCAGCAGGCGCTGCAAATGGGTCTGAACAGCGAGGCCATGAAGAACATTCCGTCCAGCGGCTTCAGCAAGGAGCTGATCCAGCTCGTCGGGGCGATTCCCTCCTCCTATTTGGAATATTACTATTTTAAAGAGAAGAAGCTGAAGATGGTCCGAGAGGCTGAGCTTTCCCGAGGCGAAAAATGCATGCAGATCGAGGAAGACCTTCTGAAAATCTATTCGGACTCGGAACTCCACGTCAAGCCGGAGCTGCTGTCCTCCCGCGGCGGCGCCAACTATTCCGAAGTGGCGATCAGCCTGGTCGACGCCATCTACAACGACAAACAAGAGGTTCACGTGGTGAATCTCCTGAACCAAGGCGCGCTGGATTTCATGGAAGACACCGACGCCGTCGAGGTTTGCGCGGTCGTCGGCAAGAACGGCGCCAAACCGATCAAAGTGAACGATTTCCGCAACCGGCACATCATCGACTACATGCGCATGGTCAAAGCGTATGAACGCGAAACCGTCGCCGCGGCCGTTACCGGCAGCGAGGAAGCGGCGATGCGCGCGCTGCTCATGAATCCGCTCGTCGGCGACTACGATGCGGCGTACGCATGTTTCCATGAATTGAAGGAAGCCCACAAGGCTTATTTGCCCCAGTTTTTCGACTCGGCGTCCCGCTAA